In one Denitratisoma sp. genomic region, the following are encoded:
- a CDS encoding DUF1854 domain-containing protein, with product METDFQLTRNAFGRLVLTTAAGDVCEGVVPVRAFPIAAPGEGISLVGPDGHEAGWIERLDRLPAPQRQLVEEELDRREFMPEIRRIRNVSSFATPSTWQVDTDRGETSLVLWGEEFIRRLGKSGLLIEDSHGIHFLVRDLNGLDVASRKLLDRFL from the coding sequence ATGGAAACGGATTTTCAGCTCACGCGCAACGCCTTCGGCCGCCTGGTGCTCACCACCGCCGCGGGCGACGTCTGCGAAGGCGTCGTGCCGGTGCGCGCCTTTCCCATCGCCGCGCCCGGCGAGGGCATCTCGCTGGTCGGGCCGGACGGCCACGAGGCCGGCTGGATCGAGCGCCTCGACCGGCTGCCTGCGCCGCAGCGGCAGCTGGTGGAAGAAGAACTCGACCGGCGCGAATTCATGCCGGAGATCCGCCGCATCCGCAACGTCTCCAGCTTCGCCACGCCGAGCACCTGGCAGGTCGACACCGACCGCGGCGAGACGAGCCTCGTGCTGTGGGGCGAGGAGTTCATCCGCCGCCTCGGCAAGTCCGGCCTGCTGATCGAGGACAGCCACGGCATCCATTTCCTGGTGCGCGACCTCAATGGCCTCGATGTCGCCAGCCGCAAATTGCTTGATCGTTTCTTATAG
- a CDS encoding efflux RND transporter permease subunit, which produces MFANFFIDRPIFAWVIAIMILLGGALALRQLPVASYPAVAPPALAITVNYPGASAKVVEETAVALIEQELNGIENLLYMDSASEQNLGTITLTFKAGTNLDLASVETQNRIKRAEPRLPEEARRLGVTVVKSARNYLLFLTLFSPDKSLDNVALGSFAAANVLESIRRTPGVGEAILFGTEYSMRLWLKPERLQAFGLTPADVAKAVRAQNAQIATGELGQVPAVPGQEYSATIITQGRLATPAEFGNIIIKSDERGASVRVKDVARVELGAQDYTIAARVDGQPTAAIAVRMAPGANALDTAKAVKDRMAELARYFPSNISWMVPYDTSTFVDISIREVVKTLIEAMILVVLVMYLFLENVRATFIPTVVVPVSLFGAMIGLYLLGYSINVLTLFAMVLAIAIVVDDAIVVIENVERIMSEEGLDPRAATRKAMGQIINAVIAITLVLTAVFVPLLFFGGSVGAIYRQFAVTLILTMAFSAMMALTLTPALCASMLKHQPGKDVMPSTGFFGWFNRFFAATVQRYVGATRRILGRPGRWLIVYAAILAATGWLFARLPGSFLPSEDQGYFLSIVQLPAGATRERTLEVLDTVEKHYLAQEEVAHVIGVAGFSFFGRGQNAAIAFIRLKSWDERPNKENEADSVVQRANMAFFRIKQAMIFAINVPPIPELAAVGGFDFRLQDRGGLGRDKLMEARNMALGLAGQHPALAGVRPEGQEPAPQIYLGVDRVKARALGIDLGELNDTLQATLGAAYINDFVREGRILRVQMQAEADTRRTPEDLLRLPVKNARGDMIPLAEIATAKWIVGSPKLDRYNGLPSMKIAGNPAPGRSTGDALSAMEEIAAKLPPGIGFEWSGSSFEERLSGAQAPFLFAVSLFVVFLCLAALYESWSVPFAVMLVVPLGIFGAVLAVTLRGLPNDVYFKVGLIAIIGLSAKNAILIIEFARELQEQGKELVEATLEACRLRFRPILMTSIAFMFGVLPLAVSTGAGANSRHAIGTGVIGGMLAATALAVFLVPVFFVVVRRFFPGHARHHAESSHD; this is translated from the coding sequence ATGTTCGCCAACTTCTTCATCGACCGGCCCATCTTCGCCTGGGTCATCGCCATCATGATCCTGCTCGGCGGCGCCCTCGCCCTGCGCCAGCTGCCGGTGGCCAGCTATCCGGCCGTAGCACCGCCCGCGCTGGCCATCACCGTCAACTACCCCGGCGCCTCCGCCAAGGTCGTCGAGGAAACCGCGGTGGCGCTCATCGAGCAGGAGCTGAACGGCATCGAGAACCTGCTCTACATGGATTCGGCCTCCGAGCAGAACCTCGGCACCATCACGCTGACTTTCAAGGCCGGCACCAACCTCGACCTGGCCTCGGTGGAAACGCAGAACCGCATCAAGCGCGCCGAGCCGCGCCTGCCCGAGGAAGCGCGGCGCCTCGGCGTCACGGTCGTCAAATCGGCGCGCAACTACCTGCTGTTCCTCACCCTGTTCTCGCCGGACAAGTCGCTCGACAACGTGGCGCTCGGCAGCTTCGCCGCCGCCAACGTGCTGGAGAGCATCCGCCGCACGCCGGGCGTGGGCGAGGCGATCCTGTTCGGCACCGAGTACTCGATGCGCCTGTGGCTCAAGCCGGAGCGCCTGCAGGCCTTCGGCCTGACGCCGGCCGACGTGGCGAAGGCGGTGCGCGCGCAGAACGCGCAGATCGCCACCGGCGAGCTCGGCCAGGTGCCGGCGGTGCCCGGCCAGGAATACAGCGCCACCATCATCACGCAGGGCCGCCTGGCCACCCCGGCCGAGTTCGGCAACATCATCATCAAGAGCGACGAGCGCGGCGCCTCCGTGCGCGTGAAGGACGTCGCCCGCGTCGAGCTCGGCGCGCAGGACTACACGATTGCCGCGCGGGTCGACGGCCAGCCCACCGCGGCCATCGCCGTGCGCATGGCGCCCGGGGCCAACGCGCTCGACACCGCCAAGGCGGTCAAGGACAGGATGGCCGAGCTGGCCCGGTATTTCCCGTCCAACATCTCCTGGATGGTGCCCTACGACACCTCGACCTTCGTCGACATCTCCATCCGCGAAGTGGTCAAGACGCTGATCGAGGCGATGATCCTGGTGGTGCTGGTGATGTACCTGTTCCTCGAGAACGTGCGCGCCACATTCATCCCCACCGTCGTCGTGCCGGTGTCGCTGTTCGGCGCGATGATCGGGCTCTACCTGCTCGGCTATTCGATCAACGTGCTGACCCTGTTCGCTATGGTGCTGGCGATCGCCATCGTGGTGGACGACGCCATCGTGGTGATCGAGAACGTCGAGCGCATCATGAGCGAGGAGGGCCTCGACCCGCGCGCCGCCACGCGCAAGGCGATGGGACAGATCATCAACGCCGTCATCGCCATCACCCTGGTGCTGACGGCGGTGTTCGTGCCCCTGCTCTTCTTCGGCGGCTCGGTGGGCGCCATCTACCGCCAGTTCGCCGTGACCCTGATCCTGACCATGGCCTTCTCGGCCATGATGGCGCTGACGCTGACGCCGGCCCTGTGCGCCTCGATGCTCAAGCACCAGCCCGGCAAGGACGTGATGCCCTCGACCGGCTTCTTCGGCTGGTTCAACCGCTTCTTCGCCGCCACCGTGCAGCGCTACGTCGGCGCCACGCGCCGCATCCTCGGCCGGCCCGGCCGCTGGCTCATCGTGTATGCGGCGATCCTCGCCGCGACCGGCTGGCTGTTCGCCCGGCTGCCGGGCAGCTTCCTGCCGAGCGAGGACCAGGGCTACTTCCTCAGCATCGTCCAGCTGCCTGCCGGCGCGACGCGCGAGCGGACCCTCGAGGTGCTCGACACCGTCGAGAAGCACTATCTGGCGCAGGAGGAAGTCGCCCACGTCATCGGCGTCGCCGGCTTCTCCTTCTTCGGGCGCGGCCAGAACGCCGCCATCGCCTTCATCCGCCTGAAAAGCTGGGACGAGCGGCCGAACAAGGAAAACGAGGCCGACTCGGTGGTGCAGCGCGCCAACATGGCCTTCTTCCGCATCAAGCAGGCGATGATCTTCGCCATCAACGTGCCGCCGATCCCCGAGCTGGCCGCCGTCGGCGGCTTCGACTTCCGCCTTCAGGACCGCGGCGGCCTGGGCCGCGACAAGCTGATGGAAGCGCGCAACATGGCGCTCGGCCTGGCCGGCCAGCATCCGGCGCTGGCGGGCGTGCGACCGGAAGGCCAGGAGCCCGCCCCGCAGATTTATCTCGGCGTCGACCGCGTCAAGGCGCGCGCACTGGGCATCGACCTGGGCGAGCTCAACGACACGCTGCAGGCCACCCTCGGCGCCGCCTACATCAACGACTTCGTGCGCGAGGGCCGCATCCTGCGCGTGCAGATGCAGGCCGAAGCCGACACGCGGCGCACGCCGGAGGACCTCCTGCGGCTGCCGGTGAAGAACGCGCGCGGCGACATGATCCCGCTCGCCGAGATCGCGACGGCGAAGTGGATCGTCGGCAGTCCGAAGCTCGACCGCTACAACGGCCTGCCGTCGATGAAGATCGCCGGCAACCCGGCGCCCGGCCGTTCCACTGGCGACGCCCTGTCGGCGATGGAGGAAATCGCCGCCAAGCTGCCGCCCGGCATCGGCTTCGAATGGTCGGGCAGTTCCTTCGAGGAACGGCTCTCCGGCGCGCAGGCGCCCTTCCTCTTCGCCGTCTCGCTGTTCGTGGTCTTCCTCTGTCTGGCGGCGCTGTACGAAAGCTGGTCGGTGCCCTTCGCGGTGATGCTGGTGGTGCCGCTGGGCATCTTCGGCGCCGTGCTGGCCGTCACCCTGCGCGGCCTGCCCAACGACGTCTACTTCAAGGTGGGGCTGATCGCCATCATCGGCCTGTCGGCGAAGAACGCCATCCTGATCATCGAGTTCGCCCGCGAGCTGCAGGAGCAGGGCAAGGAACTGGTCGAGGCCACGCTCGAAGCCTGCCGCCTGCGCTTCCGGCCGATCCTGATGACCTCCATCGCCTTCATGTTCGGCGTGCTGCCCCTGGCGGTATCCACCGGCGCCGGCGCCAACAGCCGCCACGCCATCGGCACCGGCGTCATCGGCGGCATGCTCGCCGCCACCGCGCTGGCGGTGTTCCTCGTGCCGGTGTTCTTCGTCGTCGTCCGGCGCTTCTTCCCCGGCCATGCGCGCCATCATGCGGAATCCAGCCATGACTAA
- a CDS encoding efflux transporter outer membrane subunit, which produces MTKPLPLALSLSIALAGCSLAPDFLRPAAPVPVAWPTQVADSAAAQPVPEDWRAYFTDARLQAPIAAALEHNRDLKIAIGRVDEARALAGLARADRFPAVDANLQRQASLTPGDLAPTGRRTFSQRFDANLGIAAFELDFWGRVKNLDEAARANFLASEYAQRAFRLTLISDVASAWYALRELEARSALAEATVASRAESRKLIEQRRDVGLAGDLDYYAADGAWAGARAEAANLARQKAAAENALNLLAGTSLPPSPAGSAAVAEAPALRVGLPSEVLLRRPDVLAAEQKLIAANANIGAARAAFLPRILLTIVAGSASPALSGLFQGGSSAWNFVPLLKYPLFDAGRAESNVDLAEARKHIAVAEYEKTIQQAFREVADLLDARQRYAEQMQALEAASAAQGERLQRVDARYKVGMSSYLELLDAQRELYAAQQSALAARRALAATGASLYKALGGG; this is translated from the coding sequence ATGACTAAGCCCCTGCCGCTCGCCCTGAGCCTCTCCATTGCCCTCGCCGGCTGTTCGCTGGCGCCCGACTTTCTGCGCCCCGCAGCACCCGTGCCCGTCGCCTGGCCGACGCAGGTCGCCGACAGCGCCGCCGCGCAGCCGGTGCCGGAAGACTGGCGCGCCTATTTCACGGATGCGCGCCTGCAGGCGCCGATCGCCGCTGCGCTCGAGCACAACCGCGACCTGAAGATCGCAATTGGCCGCGTGGACGAGGCGCGCGCCTTGGCCGGCCTCGCCCGCGCGGACCGCTTCCCGGCCGTCGACGCCAACCTGCAGCGCCAGGCTTCGCTAACCCCCGGCGACCTGGCGCCGACAGGTCGCCGGACTTTCAGCCAGCGCTTCGACGCCAACCTCGGCATCGCCGCCTTCGAACTTGATTTCTGGGGGCGCGTGAAGAACCTCGACGAGGCGGCGCGCGCGAACTTCCTCGCCAGCGAATACGCCCAGCGCGCCTTCCGCCTGACGCTGATCAGCGACGTGGCGTCGGCCTGGTACGCCCTGCGGGAGCTGGAGGCGCGCAGCGCGCTGGCCGAGGCCACCGTCGCCAGCCGCGCCGAGAGCCGCAAGCTGATCGAGCAGCGGCGCGACGTCGGCCTCGCCGGCGACCTCGACTACTACGCCGCCGACGGCGCCTGGGCCGGCGCCCGCGCCGAGGCCGCCAATCTCGCGCGGCAGAAGGCCGCCGCCGAAAACGCCCTGAACCTCCTGGCCGGCACCAGCCTGCCACCGTCGCCTGCGGGATCCGCCGCCGTGGCGGAAGCGCCGGCGCTGCGCGTCGGCCTGCCCTCCGAGGTGCTGCTGCGGCGTCCCGACGTGCTGGCGGCCGAACAGAAGCTGATCGCCGCCAACGCCAACATCGGCGCCGCGCGCGCCGCCTTCCTGCCGCGCATCCTGCTCACCATCGTCGCCGGCAGCGCCAGCCCGGCCCTCTCCGGCCTCTTCCAGGGCGGCAGCAGCGCATGGAATTTCGTGCCTCTGCTGAAGTACCCGCTGTTCGACGCCGGCCGCGCCGAGAGCAACGTCGACCTCGCAGAGGCGCGCAAGCACATCGCCGTGGCCGAATACGAGAAGACGATCCAGCAGGCCTTCCGCGAAGTCGCCGACCTGCTCGACGCGCGCCAGCGCTACGCCGAGCAGATGCAGGCGCTGGAAGCCGCCAGCGCGGCGCAGGGCGAGCGCCTGCAGCGGGTCGATGCCCGCTACAAGGTCGGCATGTCGAGCTATCTCGAACTGCTCGATGCGCAGCGCGAACTCTACGCTGCGCAGCAGTCGGCGCTGGCGGCGCGGCGGGCGCTCGCCGCCACCGGCGCCAGCCTGTACAAGGCCTTGGGCGGCGGCTGA
- the cphA gene encoding cyanophycin synthetase — protein sequence MKYRDIEFLRITPLRGPNIWTYRPIIEAWVDIGELEEAPSNKIPGFYERLSAWLPSLIEHRCSEGERGGFLQRLREGTWAAHILEHVTLELQNLAGQRTGFGKARQTSQHGVYKVVVRSRQEQVTRACLAAGRDLVMAAINDTHYDVPGAIEKLRELADKLCLGPSTSSIVDGAVERGIPFIRLNEGNLVQLGHGARQRRIWTAETDSTSAIAESISRDKDLTKTLLTSCGLPVPEGRVVTSPEDAWEAAEEIGVPVAVKPTDANHARGVSLELTLREQVEAAYRVAEEEGSEVMVERYVPGVEHRLLVVGNRLVAASRGETASVVGDGKSTIAQLIETQINSDPRCGEDESFPLEPVRVEREPAVQLELQRQGFGPESIPPAGKKVLIIRYGNLADDVTDEVHPEVAEAATLAARVVGLDIAGIDIVAEDISRPLEAQRGAIVEVNAGPGLLMHLKPARGKPRPVGQAIVDNLFPAGDKGRIPIVGIAGTQGTALIGRLVSWLLQLTGKHVGLACRDGLFLDKRPVDKKDSANWAAGQRLLINRSVDAAVFENGAAMILGEGIAYDRCQVGIVTDTEGAEALGHFDIHTAEQLYHVLRTQVDIVLPEGTAVLNAADPHVVRMAELCDGEVIFYGLGPELPAIAEHRARGGRALYLRDNRIMLATGAVEGPFLELPVFTARKDETDADRNASLLAAVGAAVALDIPVEMIRVGIETFEQDRKRPARSRPRRVANQ from the coding sequence ATGAAATACAGAGACATCGAATTCCTGCGCATCACCCCGCTCCGCGGGCCAAACATCTGGACCTACCGCCCGATCATCGAGGCCTGGGTCGACATCGGCGAACTGGAGGAAGCCCCCTCCAACAAGATCCCCGGCTTCTACGAACGCCTCTCCGCCTGGCTGCCTTCCCTCATCGAGCACCGCTGCAGCGAGGGCGAGCGCGGCGGCTTCCTGCAGCGCCTGCGCGAAGGTACCTGGGCCGCCCACATCCTCGAACACGTCACCCTCGAACTGCAGAACCTGGCCGGCCAGCGCACCGGCTTCGGCAAGGCCCGCCAGACCTCGCAGCACGGCGTCTATAAAGTCGTCGTGCGCTCGCGCCAGGAACAGGTGACGCGCGCCTGCCTCGCCGCCGGCCGCGACCTCGTCATGGCCGCCATCAACGACACGCACTACGACGTGCCGGGCGCCATCGAGAAACTGCGCGAGCTGGCCGACAAGCTCTGCCTCGGCCCCAGCACCAGCAGCATCGTGGACGGCGCCGTCGAACGCGGCATCCCCTTCATCCGCCTGAATGAAGGCAACCTGGTGCAGCTCGGCCACGGCGCCCGCCAGCGCCGCATCTGGACCGCCGAGACCGATTCCACCTCCGCCATCGCCGAAAGCATCTCGCGCGACAAGGACCTCACCAAGACCCTGCTCACCTCCTGCGGCCTGCCGGTGCCGGAAGGCCGCGTCGTCACCAGCCCCGAGGACGCCTGGGAAGCCGCCGAGGAGATCGGCGTGCCGGTGGCGGTCAAGCCGACCGACGCCAACCATGCCCGCGGCGTCTCGCTGGAACTGACTTTGCGCGAGCAGGTCGAGGCCGCCTATCGCGTGGCCGAGGAGGAAGGCAGCGAGGTCATGGTGGAGCGCTACGTCCCCGGCGTCGAGCACCGCCTGCTGGTGGTCGGCAACCGCCTCGTCGCCGCCTCGCGCGGCGAGACCGCATCGGTCGTCGGCGACGGCAAGTCGACCATTGCGCAGCTCATCGAAACCCAGATCAACAGCGACCCGCGCTGCGGCGAGGACGAGTCGTTCCCGCTCGAGCCGGTGCGGGTGGAGCGCGAACCCGCCGTGCAGCTTGAACTGCAGCGCCAGGGCTTCGGCCCCGAATCGATCCCGCCGGCCGGCAAGAAGGTCCTCATCATCCGCTACGGCAACCTCGCCGACGACGTCACCGACGAAGTGCATCCGGAAGTCGCCGAAGCCGCCACCCTCGCCGCCCGCGTCGTCGGCCTCGACATCGCCGGCATCGACATCGTCGCCGAGGACATTTCCCGCCCGCTGGAAGCGCAGCGCGGCGCCATCGTCGAAGTGAATGCCGGCCCCGGCCTGCTGATGCACCTCAAGCCGGCGCGGGGCAAGCCGCGCCCGGTCGGCCAGGCCATCGTGGACAACCTGTTCCCGGCCGGCGACAAGGGCCGCATCCCCATCGTCGGCATCGCCGGCACCCAGGGCACGGCCCTGATCGGACGCCTCGTCTCCTGGCTGCTCCAGCTCACCGGCAAGCATGTCGGCCTGGCCTGCCGCGACGGCCTGTTCCTCGACAAGCGGCCGGTGGACAAGAAGGACAGCGCCAACTGGGCGGCCGGCCAGCGCCTGCTCATCAACCGCTCGGTCGATGCCGCCGTGTTCGAGAACGGCGCAGCCATGATTCTCGGCGAGGGCATCGCCTACGACCGCTGCCAGGTCGGCATCGTCACCGACACAGAAGGCGCGGAAGCGCTCGGCCACTTCGACATCCACACCGCCGAGCAGCTCTACCATGTGCTGCGCACCCAGGTGGACATCGTCCTGCCGGAAGGCACGGCCGTGCTGAATGCCGCCGATCCCCACGTCGTGCGCATGGCCGAGCTGTGCGACGGCGAAGTGATCTTCTACGGCCTTGGGCCGGAGTTGCCGGCCATCGCCGAGCACCGCGCCCGGGGCGGCCGCGCGCTATACCTGCGCGACAACCGCATCATGCTGGCGAC
- a CDS encoding ABC transporter transmembrane domain-containing protein yields the protein MASNGPPVEPWRAEAVARLASGEALEAGLALDLDESLHFGEGVLAVTDRRLLARSPGESDWREWPYRAGLQLLHHDHAGVGSLELLDETGRLGGWRFTIGHNPAALRLVDAFERQLASHLTGQPVERPEADVCPKCGAPLDGEEECPVCAREIHAPPSPRTLLRLGRFARPYRWQLFWGFTLTLVSTGAAMVPPYLTMPLMDDVLIPYQNGKPIDIDLVMLLLGGLLGAALVAWGLGWARTYILSLVAEHIGKDLRTVTFEHLMGLSLEYYGGKRTGDLMARIGSESDRICQFLSVQVLDFATDVLMIAMTAVILFSISPWLALVTLLPLPFIAWMIQLVRDRLRTGFEKADRIWSEISNVLADTIPGVRVVKAFAQERRETQRFRAANEINLAVNDRVNRVWSLFSPSVTLLTEIGLLVVWAFGIWQVSKDQITVGVLTAFLAYITRFYTRLDSMSRIVSSTQRAAAGAKRLFDILDHVSSVPEPTSPVRLPEVKGRIELSDVAFRYGNRSVLRGVDLEIAPGEMIGLVGHSGSGKTTLVNLICRFYDVTEGAIRLEGVDIRQLAVADYRRNIGLVLQEPFLFFGTIAENIAYGKPEATRAEVVAAARAAHAHEFILRLPQGYDSLVGERGQGLSGGERQRISIARALLIDPRILILDEATSSVDTETEKEIQKALDNLVRGRTTIAIAHRLSTLRKADRLVVMDRGRIVEVGNHDELMAREGAYYRLYQAQARNVDTDIGETGEEVPRLEHKAKGQ from the coding sequence TTGGCGAGCAATGGCCCGCCAGTCGAACCGTGGCGCGCCGAGGCGGTTGCCCGGCTGGCTTCCGGAGAAGCCCTGGAAGCCGGGCTGGCACTCGATCTGGACGAGTCTTTGCATTTTGGTGAAGGCGTGCTGGCCGTCACCGACAGGCGGCTGCTGGCCCGATCGCCGGGAGAATCGGACTGGCGGGAATGGCCTTACCGGGCCGGATTGCAGCTGTTGCACCACGACCACGCCGGCGTCGGCAGCCTGGAGTTGCTGGACGAAACGGGCCGGCTGGGCGGCTGGCGCTTCACCATCGGGCACAACCCTGCCGCCCTGCGGCTGGTCGATGCCTTCGAACGGCAGTTGGCAAGCCATCTGACCGGCCAGCCGGTCGAACGGCCGGAAGCGGATGTTTGCCCGAAATGCGGTGCCCCCCTCGATGGCGAAGAGGAATGCCCGGTCTGCGCCCGGGAGATCCATGCGCCGCCGTCGCCGCGCACCCTGCTGCGCCTGGGACGGTTCGCCCGGCCCTATCGCTGGCAACTGTTCTGGGGATTCACCCTCACCCTGGTGTCGACGGGCGCCGCCATGGTGCCGCCCTACCTGACCATGCCGCTGATGGACGATGTGCTGATTCCCTACCAGAACGGCAAGCCGATCGACATCGATCTCGTCATGCTGCTGCTGGGCGGCCTGCTCGGCGCGGCGCTCGTGGCCTGGGGCCTGGGCTGGGCGCGCACCTACATCCTGTCGCTGGTGGCCGAGCACATCGGCAAGGACTTGCGCACCGTCACTTTCGAGCACCTGATGGGGCTGTCGCTGGAATACTACGGCGGCAAGCGCACCGGCGACCTGATGGCGCGCATCGGCTCCGAATCGGACCGCATCTGCCAGTTCCTCTCGGTGCAGGTGCTCGACTTCGCCACCGACGTGCTGATGATCGCGATGACCGCCGTCATCCTGTTCTCCATCAGCCCCTGGCTGGCGCTGGTGACGCTGCTGCCGCTGCCCTTCATCGCCTGGATGATCCAACTGGTGCGCGACCGCCTGCGCACCGGCTTCGAGAAGGCCGACCGCATCTGGTCGGAGATCTCCAACGTGCTGGCCGACACCATTCCGGGCGTGCGCGTCGTCAAGGCTTTCGCCCAGGAGCGACGCGAGACCCAGCGCTTCCGCGCCGCCAACGAAATCAACCTGGCGGTGAACGACCGCGTGAACCGCGTCTGGTCGCTGTTCTCGCCGTCGGTGACCCTGCTCACGGAAATCGGCCTGCTGGTGGTGTGGGCCTTCGGCATCTGGCAGGTGTCGAAGGACCAGATCACGGTGGGCGTGCTGACGGCCTTCCTTGCCTACATCACGCGCTTCTACACGCGGCTGGACTCGATGAGCCGCATCGTCTCCTCGACCCAGCGCGCCGCCGCCGGCGCCAAGCGCCTGTTCGACATCCTCGACCATGTGTCGAGCGTGCCCGAGCCGACCAGCCCGGTGCGCCTGCCCGAGGTGAAGGGCCGCATCGAACTGAGCGATGTCGCCTTCCGCTACGGCAACCGCTCGGTGCTGCGCGGCGTCGACCTCGAGATCGCGCCGGGCGAGATGATCGGCCTGGTCGGCCACAGCGGCTCGGGCAAGACCACGCTGGTCAACCTCATCTGCCGCTTCTACGACGTGACCGAGGGCGCCATCCGCCTGGAGGGCGTGGACATCCGCCAGCTGGCGGTGGCCGACTACCGGCGCAACATCGGGCTGGTGCTGCAGGAGCCCTTCCTCTTCTTCGGCACCATCGCCGAGAACATCGCCTATGGCAAGCCGGAGGCCACGCGCGCGGAGGTCGTCGCCGCGGCGCGCGCCGCGCATGCCCACGAGTTCATCCTGCGCCTGCCGCAGGGCTACGATTCTCTGGTCGGCGAGCGCGGCCAGGGACTCTCCGGCGGCGAGCGCCAGCGCATCTCCATCGCCCGCGCGCTGCTCATCGATCCGCGCATCCTCATCCTCGACGAAGCCACTTCGTCGGTGGATACCGAGACGGAGAAGGAAATCCAGAAGGCGCTCGACAACCTGGTGCGCGGGCGCACCACCATCGCCATCGCCCACCGGCTGTCCACGCTGCGCAAGGCCGATCGCCTGGTGGTGATGGACCGCGGTCGCATCGTCGAGGTCGGCAACCACGACGAATTGATGGCGCGCGAAGGCGCCTACTACCGCCTCTATCAGGCACAGGCGCGCAACGTCGACACCGACATAGGGGAAACGGGCGAGGAAGTGCCGCGCCTCGAACACAAGGCGAAGGGACAGTGA